The DNA region AAGACAATTTTTAAAAGAGCTTGAGAGACAACTTGACACACCAAAACCCACATATTCCGAGTCTTTAAAAACCACAAAAGCTAAGAGACAAAAACAACACCAAATCCGAGAAGCTAAAAGCCACAAAAGTTGACACCACCATCAACACATATCTTGAGAAGGAGCTGGAGAGGGAGCTCGAGAAGGAGCTGGAGAGGGAGCTTGAGATGCAGCTGGAGAAGCAACATTAGAAGGACCAGCTCCAGTTGGCTaccaaaaacagaacaaaactaGTGAATCTTTGTTTGAGCTTGCATTGAAAACAGAACAATGGTGAATCAGAAACAGaacaaaccttttttttttatgaaacctTAAGTTGTGATCAGGTTGGCCGCATACTCCGCAGTGCATAGTTctctttttatgttttggttgCTTCTTGGTTGGAGACTCATTAGcaggtttttttcttttcttctcagCCTTagtcatcttcttcctccccGTTTGGTCTGGATCAGGTGGAATATGGACGTCCGGCGCACCCGTTTCAGGCCAAAACCGAGCACCTCTCACCGGAATAAGGCCGTCAGTGTAGTTTCTTCTCCACATAGATGTTCTGAACCACTTACAAACGAAGTCCTCAGCCTTAAGCTTCTTATGGAGAATGACTCCATAGGCATGCTCGCATGGAATACCACAAATCTCAAACTTCATACACGTGCAAGTCCATCTCTCCAAGCTGACACGGTAAGTACATCCACTCAACTTTGCTTCATACATTCCATTGGTGCTTCTTCTAACTATGCATTCACTAGCATTCTTTTTCTCTGCTTTAAGAAACTCAGTCGCATATGGTGTACAAATCCCTGAAAAATAATCACATTAGAGTATCAGAGACATGAGAGAGTGAACcctgaaaattaaaaataaaaagcacAAAATTTTATACCTTTGTGAGTATGAGAGGTTACTGATCGTTTTGCAATCCGAACCATGGCAAGTCTTCTTATTGTCTCTAACATAGGGACAAATGGAATTTCCCTTGCCTTTCCTATGGTGTTATTGAAAGACTCTGTGGAATTGTTTTCCACATCTTCGCAGTATGGCCCTAACCTGTGGTATGCTCTACACCATGACTCCGGTTTTGTCTTCAGAACATCCTCATACACACCAACATCGTAATTGAAAATCCTATCCAGCCGTTCCTtatattctgcttcgttgtaACTCCATGCTAAGCTCCATATAAAACTCTTCATGTCGCTTTTACTTCCATGTTTCTTCTTCAGATTCTCATAGATGTGTCTCACACACTTCCTATGCTCAACCTTAGGCAATTCTTCCTTAACTGCAGCTATCAAACCCTACACCAAATAGACAAAATAACAACCATATAAGCTTACTCAATTagttccatttaaaaaaaaaagaaggttaaAGACACTAACCTTTTGGCGATCAGACACAAGAACAAACCCCTCGCCATCCTCAAGTCCTAAGTCTTCCTTTACCATTCTCACAAACCATGACCAATTCTCTGTATTTTCAACTTGAACTACACCCCATGCCACTGGATAAATGGCATTATCTGCGTCTCTTCCTAATGCCACCAACACTTGTCCTTTGACCTTGTGTTTAACAAAGCATCCATCAATTCCAAGCAAAGGTCTACATGTCTCCTTCCATGTCCTTCTTATGTTTTCAAAGCAAACGTAGAACCTGTTGAACTCATCTTTTCCTTCTGCATTTTTCAGAGTCTCAATCACCACAGTGGAGTCTGCGTTTGATTCAAGTATCTCAGCCGCATAATCTCGAAGACGAGCGAACTGATGATCATACTCAAACTCAAGCCACTTCAGCGCCTTAGTTCTAGCAGCTTGACACTGAGGCCTTGATGCCGTGATCCCCCATTTCTCTAGAATCAGTTCTTCAATCTTCATAGGCATGTAATAATCAGGTTCTTCTCTGATTTTATCAATAAACAACCTAGCTATTTGTGGAACCCTCAGCATTGAACACTGTCCGTTAGGCACACATGAATGAGTCTCAACAAACACTCTCACTTTCCACACATTATCACTTGGCAGAACTGAAGCATAGATTTTCCACTCACAAGTTCCTTCTTCATTAGAACCCAAACACCTAAAGCCAATTTTATCCTTATCGTACCTGTACTGCTGGATATTGCGGCCCGTTCTAAGAGCATAGTCAAGCACACAATCTTTGAAACCAACGCCGTTTACGAATGTCTGCTTCTGGTATAACCTTCCATCACCGCGCTTGATGTGAGTTACATCTGCTGGTTTCTTTTTGCAGCCTTTCTCTTGCTCGTCATCACTCTCAGGAATCTGATCGTGGCGAATCGAAGGCTCGTCGACGAACTCCCTAAGCAACTGCTCGATTTCACCTTGATCtctctcttctgcttcttcatcGAAGGTTTCGCCCCCATCGACATCATCAACTGAAGCCATCtctctgctttcttcttctccccacgatttctctgttctctctgctttctttttctccCGACGTTTTCTCTGTTTCTATTTCtagggttttaaattttttttttctgttgaaaTCGGGTATAAGTGAAAGGGGTAATGGGGTTTTCGGATCTTAATCTCGGTTTTCTGGTTTGGTTATTGTAATCGGATCTTAATCGGGTATAAATCGAGTTATTATTGGTCTAAAATTGGTTTAGTTAACAATAACGGTTTTAGTTTATCTGACAAAACCGAGTAATTTAATTTCATGGGGTTAAGGTTTTCAAACTTTAATCTCGGGGAGTTATAAGAGCTTTGATATAGTTCCATGGGGAAATTGATTTTGAAGTTTCAATTCGGGGAGATATAGGACGAGATCATAGTTTGGGAGACATATGGAAGGATACGATACTTCTCGTGGGGAAATAGCACGTTTTCCCTTGTTTTACAAATatgtaaaaatgtatttatatgttaCAATGATACCCAAAGCGAATGTTTCATCAGTAGGCACAGCACTGAGTAACACATGCTACTGCTAGGTTCGTCAACTGATTCCCTAGCGACTGTTACTTtttgatatcatatttttaattctcTTCATCTAATATTATCATTCACTTTTCtgagtaaaaaaataattccaCTTATGCTACAAAGTTCACGGTCTGAGATTTGACAGGGATAATCATAAATTGGTTGACATAAAACAATATCTAATGCAAATTACTATTCCCTccattttaaaaagatatatgttttagaatttttgcactttttaataaaacatattaaaatttagttataaatgcatagttttctgtagttttatattttctatagtttTTAAACCAGTAAAACTTTACAAATTGcacttaatatttttgaatttcacaatttttcattattaactCACAAAATCTAttggaaatataaaaatgtatttttgaaacaaaaaaattctctaGAATATGCATTTTCTGAAACAGAgggattatattttaaaagaaactatAACAATAAAGTATAAGTTTACTCTAATTATTTTCTGTAAAA from Raphanus sativus cultivar WK10039 chromosome 8, ASM80110v3, whole genome shotgun sequence includes:
- the LOC108858256 gene encoding uncharacterized protein LOC108858256, coding for MASVDDVDGGETFDEEAEERDQGEIEQLLREFVDEPSIRHDQIPESDDEQEKGCKKKPADVTHIKRGDGRLYQKQTFVNGVGFKDCVLDYALRTGRNIQQYRYDKDKIGFRCLGSNEEGTCEWKIYASVLPSDNVWKVRVFVETHSCVPNGQCSMLRVPQIARLFIDKIREEPDYYMPMKIEELILEKWGITASRPQCQAARTKALKWLEFEYDHQFARLRDYAAEILESNADSTVVIETLKNAEGKDEFNRFYVCFENIRRTWKETCRPLLGIDGCFVKHKVKGQVLVALGRDADNAIYPVAWGVVQVENTENWSWFVRMVKEDLGLEDGEGFVLVSDRQKGLIAAVKEELPKVEHRKCVRHIYENLKKKHGSKSDMKSFIWSLAWSYNEAEYKERLDRIFNYDVGVYEDVLKTKPESWCRAYHRLGPYCEDVENNSTESFNNTIGKAREIPFVPMLETIRRLAMVRIAKRSVTSHTHKGICTPYATEFLKAEKKNASECIVRRSTNGMYEAKLSGCTYRVSLERWTCTCMKFEICGIPCEHAYGVILHKKLKAEDFVCKWFRTSMWRRNYTDGLIPVRGARFWPETGAPDVHIPPDPDQTGRKKMTKAEKKRKKPANESPTKKQPKHKKRTMHCGVCGQPDHNLSQLELVLLMLLLQLHLKLPLQLLLELPLQLLLKICVDGGVNFCGF